The sequence ACAAACagtcaagacaaaacaaaagaagatgAGGTGAGACAAGCTTGGTTTTTCTGACTTGTACTGGTGCTAGAAACAGTGGGATGGGGAATGATGTGGACCAGCATGAACTGGTGAACGTTTTACTCTTTTGGCAGAAAAATGGCTTTGCGTTGTCACAGTTGTCATCGTCCCAGACGTGGCTCATCTTTATCACGCCACAGTGCTGCTCTCCATTGAAGTTGTTTGGTTGTCCATCTCTCCAGTTTCTGAACAAGCTTGTGCTCCCATCAGACCATCTCCAGGGCACTCGGTACATGCCTATCCACACTAGAGGGGTATGTTTTTCCAACAGAAACTGTTCATTCTCCCTTTGGCTCTCGATCATGGCCAGGTCAATGTGGTGCTCTCTGCAGTAATCTCGGGCTTCCTTCCATTTTTTTGAATCTTTAATCAGATGGTATGTTTTCTGATCCAACGTACCTATGGACGAACATTAGGAAAGTCAGAAGTAACACGGCATTATCTTTAAAAACCATGTCAGACATCTAATGGTTTACTATCAGCTCATAAAAAACCAAGAGTTCTGAAGTTATAGGAcgagaaaatattttttgtttgtacatTAAAAAATTAGTGGAGggattcaataaaaaaagaaaaatctaattaattagagactttgtaattaattaatctaaattaattgcctaacaatatttgacacaagaagcaacatttttcaattttaatagATTTTGGTATCAATTAatgcaaacaataaatgagcttaaacaacaaaatagtgttCATTATTTCTAttactgagtgctaacataatgtgcaatatgaatgaAGAATATTGTAATcgtattgttcacaaagcacaaactttaATTTAAGTAAGTTATAGTCaggcttttctggattttttgcaAACCttctaaaggtttttttttctgtattaaaataaaaaacagcacttattccagaacattccagagaagttgaaactgaacagtgtaaaatagttagaatatctgtggcatgaaataaacagagcaactgatgaagctgatgaattaagtttgaaatagtttttctacatagcagttgataagttgggtcagacgatgctaactgtagcagcgcttctagccccgcccacatcctctaccacagagaatggtcgactgtcactacaatcatttatctactgactttgttcatttgtcactcatggatttattcattttggctctgaactctgtctgagtgtccagtgtggattggagacactgtctgctcagAGCAGTTTAGagctagcactgtccgagtATCAGCGCTagctgtccatgctagctgcgCTTTCTTGCAcgatttgcacacaactgggcttttgttttctacCCAGtgttattataaactaaaattaacgctCACGAAGCACAGCAACGATTTTTCCTCGGAGTCTCCCGTTTCTTGCGTTGTGGTctgtattatgggtataccaggaactcGTGAAATGGGAAAGTTTCcgtgctgtttggagtgcaaaaaaaagtgattaactgcattttttttgtgtgtgtattatttttttttgtaattaagtAATCATAATTCATgcattaaagtcccagccctagaaaaacatttaaattgccAAACATTGTGCACATTTGGACAGCCGTCAACATATTACAGGTAACACATGGTTCACCTCTCCGTAAAATTAGCTCCGGTTGGCTTGGGGATACCTCTACAAGTCATGTATATAACATAAtagttgtttattatttccaaaaAACACATCATGTGCACAATTatttaagaaaaacacatttgaattaCTTTAGGACTTAAATGATTGGAGCATATGTAGgtgctataaaataaaataaataatcgtGGTAGTTgataatgatttattattattattattattattattattattattattattattattattagaagtaaaagaagaatatattataatataataataattctgattataaaattataatatttaaacatatctacaactatattaaataattattatataatttattaaattattcaatTTACCAGTATGAGTTATAACATGTTTGAAttggtttaaatgtgttttgaagCTTGTACAATGCTTTTTAAGGCTGAACATATAGTTGAGACACTTTTATGCTTTCATTCTTTCCATAAATACTGTTTAACCTCCGTTTTGAACCCTTGATAAATAGAATCAGTTTCATCTGTTCTCTTCCCTTAATGACACACACTGATCAGTCATGAGATGACGCAAAAACAAAGCAGTTATTTAAGGAGTGGAAATTCTAAAAACTCAGTTCTTACcgttaaagcaaacaaagtttttcttttcctcacagTAACCATCAATCCATTTTCCACCACTTAAAACGTACACACAGGTCTGAGCCGAACCATCATTGTCCGGCTGACCCGGGAACCAGTTTTGGTAACTGGGAACGCTCCATTCACCGCTCGCTGACCATTTCCAAGAGTTTGAGTCgttgttgaaaatgtttttccaGGATTTGGAGTGGTCAGTCATTCCAAACCACGCTGCCCTAAAGGTTGTTTCAGGGAGCCTGCTGAGGTCATCACTGCTGCTGAAGGTTGCCAGGTCAGAGAACTTCTCCCTGCAGTGAAGCTGAGCGTTGGTCCAGCTCAGTTCCAGGTCGACGTAGTGGTACTGACGAACATAAACGTCTGAGCAGAGCGTGAGGCCAAACCCTGAGGACCAAGCAGCTCATTATCAAACTCAGTTAAAGGTGTGGTATTATGCTTTTcaccatcttcatttgttctaagaaccccaacaacatagtatttgaggtttattttcccaaactcccaAAAAGTGACTTACTGAGCAGTTATAAAAtcgggctgttttggggcctacttatgcataatcatgagtaggcgtgtttGTAGACATGTGtttgcacattacagtaaaacacatggctattcaGGCGGCTATtatgattgtgagtcagacaaacactgctccacggtgtgtgtgtgtgtgtgtgtgtgtgtgtgtgtgtgtgtgtgtgtgtgtgcgtaagcagagtcacacacacacacacacacacacacacactctctctctctctctctctaccctcCGTATTTCTCCTCACATCATGCATTTAAATAATCTCCTTCTTCCCCAACTGTTGCTAGAGTCAGCCAGGTTTGAACACTTGACTGTTCTAGGCTtcacctgctgcacaaacattcacacattctcacacacactcacacactgaaACTCTTACCGGTGACATGACGTCTCTGAGCAGCTGACGGACAAAACGGGGCGGAGTTAACTAAGGGATTATGTAAGGCAGTAGCGCAGGGTgggagatcatgtgatcaggggttattttgtcttaattattttttttatatggggattaatttaggatgtgatttgaaaaatgcatttgtttattttattagaaaatcagttatcatttgaaaaggatgtgaatattgattttgtttgtattccttaataattgtttttggtttaatttaaaccacacccatgggaggggctaacctgttaaaagcagtgtaggaagctgcatagagggcagtctttcTCTGGAGGTGCATGTGGGAGCAATGTACCGGGACATTTCTGAAAGCCTCTCAGCTGGAAGTAGAGCTGGGACCAGGTTGTGGTTTTTTctcttgatgtaaatatttatgttccactgtaaatattgagcaccggcaccatttttgggaaaaataaatgaaagtcgaCTTGCCATATAGATTGTCAtggttcttctttttgaacgaaA is a genomic window of Gouania willdenowi chromosome 16, fGouWil2.1, whole genome shotgun sequence containing:
- the LOC114478528 gene encoding macrophage mannose receptor 1-like, whose product is MHLIVLFVGFGLTLCSDVYVRQYHYVDLELSWTNAQLHCREKFSDLATFSSSDDLSRLPETTFRAAWFGMTDHSKSWKNIFNNDSNSWKWSASGEWSVPSYQNWFPGQPDNDGSAQTCVYVLSGGKWIDGYCEEKKNFVCFNGTLDQKTYHLIKDSKKWKEARDYCREHHIDLAMIESQRENEQFLLEKHTPLVWIGMYRVPWRWSDGSTSLFRNWRDGQPNNFNGEQHCGVIKMSHVWDDDNCDNAKPFFCQKNLKVRKIKIVKVKLQSTTGNLSDPRSHSFILQKLEDELMKNTVSIRVSLKWKTEPGKQRIKEDYKEDCNNSFF